The Puntigrus tetrazona isolate hp1 chromosome 16, ASM1883169v1, whole genome shotgun sequence genome includes a region encoding these proteins:
- the mrpl13 gene encoding 39S ribosomal protein L13, mitochondrial isoform X1 yields the protein MSTNALLDRRQQWATFARSWFLIDARMQPVGKIAALCSVHLQGKHKPIYHPLSDIGDHVVVMNTKHIAFSGNKWEQKVYSSHTGYPGSFKQVTAAQMHQKDQTARQSEPIRSRGTQAADPEWVFFCGMQLKKYSVFAAPWPRKSQLGFIPCRPTSSPAFCSFSVINKMNARLGLSYSSRGGNVSGIIVDNDQRKVKEW from the exons ATGTCTACTAATGCATTATTGGACCGCCGTCAG CAATGGGCGACCTTTGCGAGATCCTGGTTCCTGATAGACGCGAGGATGCAGCCTGTTGGAAAGATCGCCGCTTTGTGTTCAGTGCATCTTCAAGGAAAGCATAAACCCATTTACCATCCACTGA GTGATATCGGAGACCACGTGGTAGTCATGAACACCAAACACATCGCCTTCTCCGGAAATAAATGGGAACAGAAAGTGTATTCATCTCACACTGG CTACCCTGGTTCGTTCAAACAGGTCACAGCAGCCCAAATGCACCAAAAAGACCAAACAGCC CGACAGTCGGAGCCCATCCGTAGTCGAGGCACGCAAGCTGCTGACCCCGAATGGGTTTTCTTCTGTGGGATGCAACTGAAGAAGTATAGTGTATTTGCTGCACCATGGCCCAGAAAAAGCCAGCTCGGATTCATCCCGTGCCGCCCCACATCCTCTCCAGCGTTCTGCTCGTTCTCTGTCATTAACAAGATGAATGCTCGACTTGGGCTGAGTTATTCCAGTCGAGGGGGGAATGTATCAGGGATAATTGTGGATAATGATCAGAGGAAGGTGAAGGAGTGGTGA
- the LOC122361014 gene encoding mdm2-binding protein isoform X1, translating to MDRYVLVVIINLEPKKESSFNGLDETKKVFDNLKNISNSNLTRIPPFPACSLSGSPGPQRWYFAIQASYGTTQWCSSEWEELCSQRSDSEESEPSALDTCIAALQEQEEQSVLTENPSHAELFEEAAEGLHHLADKLPPPGKSLLDVIVLCVDEEAGLKDMLPMIGSLKHMKAWHSAQMIMVTEHNAGWRKAATYLDARLYSLSMIDGCVDGKESWRGGLHIREKKFVSELKFEGFCLRAQRRNRLSDALYPDTDPQCHTDHKLQHEVFQCYQPVLELIQLVRVKDLPILLHSSAKFELGLTSKSVKAKLLLDQLCTLRGEVGALFSLSCVISSETFPAASQLSSCKWRDFMSKRPKDIPVPEVEVKGERGRYLFLVQGAESGGCTAQLIHTASQINGAAALATLNALIREKVPPSSGSSTADWLRSLPCLRGEQFLQRERRLAKVQTLVLKECCRRREEAQKSAAIPVNELKALLNLAREQYLQMHDSTLSRASEHKFLEKENRTSSSNTSDVKHCAHTEWPERSALQNYENLQRARQRSSVIHRCRLFSSGSSESLMGPKDSQRGSSTLLDARELLKHFTPDGLPSGELQPLPVLRGEHAFQLSPDLTPRKVTKLPFSKAAQSHYHGIEFCLDERKALERDRGFVKLQSRLIRYETQSTCCKEPCPVPFALSPAPSPAVLSEPGSVPDGEALHSEMSRLKRRSREADLQPHKRFCKSESSDSLGAGGTHPAVGALRQQAAQSRSSSGLARRSASVADPSTGQKPSQTQTESRSQKHNRMLREVVAKTLNKHGISSEHKCFEACSQRLFDISKFYLKDLKTSRGLHEEMKKAASNNAKQVIDWVVEKSSKR from the exons ATGGACAGATATGTGCTAGTTGTTATAATCAACTTAGAGCCAAAGAAAGAGAGCTCTTTTAACG GGCttgatgaaacaaaaaaagtgttcgaTAACCTCAAGAACATTTCTAATTCGAATTTAACGCGCATTCCTCCCTTTCCAG CTTGCTCTTTGAGTGGTAGTCCTGGCCCACAGAGATGGTACTTTGCCATTCAAGCCAGTTATGGTACAACACAG TGGTGCAGCTCAGAGTGGGAGGAGCTGTGTTCCCAGAGAAGTGACAGTGAGGAATCAGAGCCATCTGCTTTAGACACCTGCATCGCTGCCCTTCAGGAGCAAGAGGAACAGAGCGTGCTCACAGAGAACCCATCCCACGCAGA ACTGTTTGAAGAGGCTGCTGAAGGTCTTCATCATTTAGCAGACAAGCTTCCTCCACCag GGAAGTCTTTGCTCGATGTGATTGTTCTGTGTGTGGATGAGGAGGCGGGGTTGAAGGATATGTTGCCTATGATTGGCTCTTTGAAGCACATGAAGGCATGGCATTCAGCTCAGATGATCATGGTCACTGAACACAATGCAGG GTGGCGGAAAGCAGCCACGTACCTAGATGCCCGCTTATATTCTCTATCAATGATTGATGGCTGTGTGGATGGAAAAGAGAGCTGGAGAGGTGGACTTCATATTAGAGAGAAAAAG TTTGTCTCTGAGCTGAAGTTTGAAGGTTTTTGTTTGAGAGCTCAGAGGAGAAATCGCTTGAGTGATGCACTATATCCTGACACAGACCCACAATGCCACACTGATCATAAACTACAGCATGAG gtaTTTCAGTGTTACCAGCCTGTGTTGGAACTGATTCAGCTGGTCAGAGTCAAAGATCTCCCCATTCTTCTCCATTCCAGTGCAAAGTTTGAACT TGGTTTGACCTCTAAATCTGTCAAAGCCAAGCTACTCTTGGACCAACTGTGCACATTGCGTGGAGAG GTGGGAGCTTTGTTTTCTCTGTCCTGTGTGATAAGCTCGGAGACTTTCCCAGCGGCCTCCCAGCTCAGCTCCTGCAAATGGAGAGACTTCATGTCCAAACGCCCCAAGGACATACCTG TGCCTGAGGTGGAGGTAAAAGGTGAAAGAGGCCGCTACCTCTTCTTGGTACAGGGGGCGGAGTCAGGAGGCTGCACGGCCCAACTGATACACACGGCCAGTCAGATCAATGGAGCCGCTGCCCTGGCAACGCTCAATGCCCTCATCAGGGAAAAAGTTCCGCCTTCTTCAG GGAGTAGCACTGCTGACTGGCTACGGTCCCTGCCGTGTCTCCGTGGAGAGCAGTTCTTGCAAAGGGAGAGAAGGCTGGCCAAGGTGCAGACTCTGGTCCTTAAGGAATGCTGCC GGCGACGAGAGGAGGCACAGAAGTCTGCTGCCATTCCCGTGAATGAACTGAAGGCTCTTCTGAATTTGGCCAGAGAGCAGTACCTTCAAATGCATGACTCCACACTGTCTAGAGCATCTGAACACAAGTTCCTGGAGAAGGAAAACCGGACTTCCTCTTCTAACACTAGTG ATGTGAAACATTGTGCTCACACAGAATGGCCAGAGAGGAGTGCCCTACAAAACTATGAGAACCTACAGAGAGCCAGACAAAGATCCAG TGTCATCCACAGGTGCAGGCTGTTCAGCAGTGGTTCCTCTGAGAGTCTGATGGGGCCTAAAGATAGCCAGAGGGGAAGTTCTACACTGCTGGATGCCAGAGAGCTGCTCAAACACTTCACCCCTGATGGACTGCCTAGTGGGGAGCTACAGCCGCTGCCAGTGCTTAGAGG TGAACATGCATTTCAGTTATCTCCTGACCTCACACCGAGGAAGGTGACTAAGCTGCCTTTCTCAAAAGCAGCCCAATCCCACTACCATGGAATAGA GTTCTGTCTGGATGAGCGTAAGGCCCTTGAGCGAGACCGCGGCTTTGTGAAGCTGCAGTCTCGTCTAATAAGATATGAGACCCAGAGCACATGCTGTAAGGAGCCCTGCCCTGTGCCATTCGCCCTCAGTCCTGCACCCTCCCCAGCTGTGCTGTCTGAACCGGGCAGTGTGCCTGACGGTGAAGCTCTGCACAGCGAGATGTCCCGCCTCAAACGCCGCTCCCGCGAAGCAGACCTCCAGCCACACAAGAG GTTCTGTAAATCAGAGAGCTCTGACTCTCTGGGTGCAGGTGGTACTCACCCAGCTGTGGGGGCTCTGCGGCAGCAAGCAGCCCAGTCCCGTTCCAGCTCAGGTCTGGCCAGACGTTCTGCTTCGGTTGCCGACCCGTCGACCGGTCAAAAACCCAGCCAGACGCAGACCGAGTCCCGCTCCCAGAAACACAACAGG ATGCTGAGGGAGGTGGTTGCTAAGACGCTCAATAAACACGGGATCAGCAGCGAGCACAAGTGCTTTGAAGCCTGTAGTCAAAGACTGTTTGACATATCAAAGTTTTATCTGAAG GATCTGAAAACCTCACGTGGCCTTCATGAGGAAATGAAGAAAGCAGCCAGTAACAATGCCAAACAG GTAATTGATTGGGTTGTGGAGAAATCATCTAAAAGATGA
- the LOC122361014 gene encoding mdm2-binding protein isoform X2 — translation MDRYVLVVIINLEPKKESSFNGLDETKKVFDNLKNISNSNLTRIPPFPACSLSGSPGPQRWYFAIQASYGTTQWCSSEWEELCSQRSDSEESEPSALDTCIAALQEQEEQSVLTENPSHAELFEEAAEGLHHLADKLPPPGKSLLDVIVLCVDEEAGLKDMLPMIGSLKHMKAWHSAQMIMVTEHNAGWRKAATYLDARLYSLSMIDGCVDGKESWRGGLHIREKKFVSELKFEGFCLRAQRRNRLSDALYPDTDPQCHTDHKLQHEVFQCYQPVLELIQLVRVKDLPILLHSSAKFELGLTSKSVKAKLLLDQLCTLRGEVGALFSLSCVISSETFPAASQLSSCKWRDFMSKRPKDIPVPEVEVKGERGRYLFLVQGAESGGCTAQLIHTASQINGAAALATLNALIREKVPPSSGSSTADWLRSLPCLRGEQFLQRERRLAKVQTLVLKECCRRREEAQKSAAIPVNELKALLNLAREQYLQMHDSTLSRASEHKFLEKENRTSSSNTSDVKHCAHTEWPERSALQNYENLQRARQRSRCRLFSSGSSESLMGPKDSQRGSSTLLDARELLKHFTPDGLPSGELQPLPVLRGEHAFQLSPDLTPRKVTKLPFSKAAQSHYHGIEFCLDERKALERDRGFVKLQSRLIRYETQSTCCKEPCPVPFALSPAPSPAVLSEPGSVPDGEALHSEMSRLKRRSREADLQPHKRFCKSESSDSLGAGGTHPAVGALRQQAAQSRSSSGLARRSASVADPSTGQKPSQTQTESRSQKHNRMLREVVAKTLNKHGISSEHKCFEACSQRLFDISKFYLKDLKTSRGLHEEMKKAASNNAKQVIDWVVEKSSKR, via the exons ATGGACAGATATGTGCTAGTTGTTATAATCAACTTAGAGCCAAAGAAAGAGAGCTCTTTTAACG GGCttgatgaaacaaaaaaagtgttcgaTAACCTCAAGAACATTTCTAATTCGAATTTAACGCGCATTCCTCCCTTTCCAG CTTGCTCTTTGAGTGGTAGTCCTGGCCCACAGAGATGGTACTTTGCCATTCAAGCCAGTTATGGTACAACACAG TGGTGCAGCTCAGAGTGGGAGGAGCTGTGTTCCCAGAGAAGTGACAGTGAGGAATCAGAGCCATCTGCTTTAGACACCTGCATCGCTGCCCTTCAGGAGCAAGAGGAACAGAGCGTGCTCACAGAGAACCCATCCCACGCAGA ACTGTTTGAAGAGGCTGCTGAAGGTCTTCATCATTTAGCAGACAAGCTTCCTCCACCag GGAAGTCTTTGCTCGATGTGATTGTTCTGTGTGTGGATGAGGAGGCGGGGTTGAAGGATATGTTGCCTATGATTGGCTCTTTGAAGCACATGAAGGCATGGCATTCAGCTCAGATGATCATGGTCACTGAACACAATGCAGG GTGGCGGAAAGCAGCCACGTACCTAGATGCCCGCTTATATTCTCTATCAATGATTGATGGCTGTGTGGATGGAAAAGAGAGCTGGAGAGGTGGACTTCATATTAGAGAGAAAAAG TTTGTCTCTGAGCTGAAGTTTGAAGGTTTTTGTTTGAGAGCTCAGAGGAGAAATCGCTTGAGTGATGCACTATATCCTGACACAGACCCACAATGCCACACTGATCATAAACTACAGCATGAG gtaTTTCAGTGTTACCAGCCTGTGTTGGAACTGATTCAGCTGGTCAGAGTCAAAGATCTCCCCATTCTTCTCCATTCCAGTGCAAAGTTTGAACT TGGTTTGACCTCTAAATCTGTCAAAGCCAAGCTACTCTTGGACCAACTGTGCACATTGCGTGGAGAG GTGGGAGCTTTGTTTTCTCTGTCCTGTGTGATAAGCTCGGAGACTTTCCCAGCGGCCTCCCAGCTCAGCTCCTGCAAATGGAGAGACTTCATGTCCAAACGCCCCAAGGACATACCTG TGCCTGAGGTGGAGGTAAAAGGTGAAAGAGGCCGCTACCTCTTCTTGGTACAGGGGGCGGAGTCAGGAGGCTGCACGGCCCAACTGATACACACGGCCAGTCAGATCAATGGAGCCGCTGCCCTGGCAACGCTCAATGCCCTCATCAGGGAAAAAGTTCCGCCTTCTTCAG GGAGTAGCACTGCTGACTGGCTACGGTCCCTGCCGTGTCTCCGTGGAGAGCAGTTCTTGCAAAGGGAGAGAAGGCTGGCCAAGGTGCAGACTCTGGTCCTTAAGGAATGCTGCC GGCGACGAGAGGAGGCACAGAAGTCTGCTGCCATTCCCGTGAATGAACTGAAGGCTCTTCTGAATTTGGCCAGAGAGCAGTACCTTCAAATGCATGACTCCACACTGTCTAGAGCATCTGAACACAAGTTCCTGGAGAAGGAAAACCGGACTTCCTCTTCTAACACTAGTG ATGTGAAACATTGTGCTCACACAGAATGGCCAGAGAGGAGTGCCCTACAAAACTATGAGAACCTACAGAGAGCCAGACAAAGATCCAG GTGCAGGCTGTTCAGCAGTGGTTCCTCTGAGAGTCTGATGGGGCCTAAAGATAGCCAGAGGGGAAGTTCTACACTGCTGGATGCCAGAGAGCTGCTCAAACACTTCACCCCTGATGGACTGCCTAGTGGGGAGCTACAGCCGCTGCCAGTGCTTAGAGG TGAACATGCATTTCAGTTATCTCCTGACCTCACACCGAGGAAGGTGACTAAGCTGCCTTTCTCAAAAGCAGCCCAATCCCACTACCATGGAATAGA GTTCTGTCTGGATGAGCGTAAGGCCCTTGAGCGAGACCGCGGCTTTGTGAAGCTGCAGTCTCGTCTAATAAGATATGAGACCCAGAGCACATGCTGTAAGGAGCCCTGCCCTGTGCCATTCGCCCTCAGTCCTGCACCCTCCCCAGCTGTGCTGTCTGAACCGGGCAGTGTGCCTGACGGTGAAGCTCTGCACAGCGAGATGTCCCGCCTCAAACGCCGCTCCCGCGAAGCAGACCTCCAGCCACACAAGAG GTTCTGTAAATCAGAGAGCTCTGACTCTCTGGGTGCAGGTGGTACTCACCCAGCTGTGGGGGCTCTGCGGCAGCAAGCAGCCCAGTCCCGTTCCAGCTCAGGTCTGGCCAGACGTTCTGCTTCGGTTGCCGACCCGTCGACCGGTCAAAAACCCAGCCAGACGCAGACCGAGTCCCGCTCCCAGAAACACAACAGG ATGCTGAGGGAGGTGGTTGCTAAGACGCTCAATAAACACGGGATCAGCAGCGAGCACAAGTGCTTTGAAGCCTGTAGTCAAAGACTGTTTGACATATCAAAGTTTTATCTGAAG GATCTGAAAACCTCACGTGGCCTTCATGAGGAAATGAAGAAAGCAGCCAGTAACAATGCCAAACAG GTAATTGATTGGGTTGTGGAGAAATCATCTAAAAGATGA
- the mrpl13 gene encoding 39S ribosomal protein L13, mitochondrial isoform X2 → MSSFSRSAQQWATFARSWFLIDARMQPVGKIAALCSVHLQGKHKPIYHPLSDIGDHVVVMNTKHIAFSGNKWEQKVYSSHTGYPGSFKQVTAAQMHQKDQTARQSEPIRSRGTQAADPEWVFFCGMQLKKYSVFAAPWPRKSQLGFIPCRPTSSPAFCSFSVINKMNARLGLSYSSRGGNVSGIIVDNDQRKVKEW, encoded by the exons atgtctagTTTTTCGAGATCAGCCCAG CAATGGGCGACCTTTGCGAGATCCTGGTTCCTGATAGACGCGAGGATGCAGCCTGTTGGAAAGATCGCCGCTTTGTGTTCAGTGCATCTTCAAGGAAAGCATAAACCCATTTACCATCCACTGA GTGATATCGGAGACCACGTGGTAGTCATGAACACCAAACACATCGCCTTCTCCGGAAATAAATGGGAACAGAAAGTGTATTCATCTCACACTGG CTACCCTGGTTCGTTCAAACAGGTCACAGCAGCCCAAATGCACCAAAAAGACCAAACAGCC CGACAGTCGGAGCCCATCCGTAGTCGAGGCACGCAAGCTGCTGACCCCGAATGGGTTTTCTTCTGTGGGATGCAACTGAAGAAGTATAGTGTATTTGCTGCACCATGGCCCAGAAAAAGCCAGCTCGGATTCATCCCGTGCCGCCCCACATCCTCTCCAGCGTTCTGCTCGTTCTCTGTCATTAACAAGATGAATGCTCGACTTGGGCTGAGTTATTCCAGTCGAGGGGGGAATGTATCAGGGATAATTGTGGATAATGATCAGAGGAAGGTGAAGGAGTGGTGA